One Brassica oleracea var. oleracea cultivar TO1000 chromosome C7, BOL, whole genome shotgun sequence genomic window carries:
- the LOC106301660 gene encoding uncharacterized protein LOC106301660, whose protein sequence is MYEPQGAGSKGAFHKPSKDLEIGGKGFGKFQFDFKTEEDIDAVLKLQPYHFDYWMLALARWQPKQSKVFPSEIPFWGRIIGVPLEFRTGPTFERIGEAIGRTVAVDLDHTRILVVIDAFKELCFETTVDFKGGEFYDGEEVAVSLRYEKLFGYCKLCGSLCHKDEICPLEMKNSKKSPERKREGREGNKGWSDGAKHDDRARSYKGVVINGNTGQQNKERDGRDYYGKGKGKMAEAPVSKWVKVAEKGHKRPSNYHGSYRGESEASRSKAGRREDGRNGPLDVGSGAQDVLTRVASGQLRAYQAPSVTHMEAREEGEIKITGED, encoded by the coding sequence ATGTATGAACCCCAAGGAGCAGGATCTAAAGGCGCTTTTCACAAACCTTCCAAAGATTTGGAAATTGGAGGAAAGGGATTTGGCAAGTTTCAGTTTGACTTCAAGACGGAGGAGGACATTGATGCGGTGCTGAAGCTGCAGCCTTATCACTTTGACTATTGGATGCTTGCTCTGGCAAGGTGGCAACCAAAGCAGTCCAAAGTCTTTCCCTCGGAGATACCGTTTTGGGGTCGAATCATTGGCGTTCCGCTGGAGTTCAGAACAGGGCCTACATTCGAAAGAATTGGAGAGGCTATTGGGAGAACGGTTGCGGTGGATTTGGATCATACTCGTATACTGGTGGTGATTGATGCTTTTAAGGAGCTCTGTTTTGAGACTACTGTTGATTTTAAGGGAGGAGAGTTTTATGATGGTGAAGAGGTGGCGGTTTCTCTGCGTTATGAGAAGCTTTTCGGCTATTGCAAACTATGTGGCAGTCTTTGCCACAAGGACGAGATATGTCCACTGGAGATGAAAAACTCCAAGAAGAGCCCAGAGAGAAAGCGAGAGGGTAGAGAGGGAAACAAAGGTTGGTCTGATGGGGCGAAGCATGATGATCGAGCAAGGAGTTACAAAGGCGTGGTCATCAATGGTAACACGGGTCAACAAAACAAAGAACGAGATGGAAGGGATTACTACGGGAAGGGTAAAGGCAAAATGGCTGAAGCACCAGTTTCCAAATGGGTTAAGGTGGCTGAAAAGGGACATAAAAGACCATCTAATTATCATGGGAGCTACAGAGGAGAAAGTGAAGCTTCACGGTCCAAAGCCGGTCGTCGAGAAGATGGGAGAAATGGTCCTCTAGATGTGGGATCTGGTGCGCAAGATGTGCTTACTAGGGTTGCCTCAGGACAGTTAAGAGCGTATCAAGCTCCGAGTGTTACACACATGGAAGCTCGAGAAGAAGGGGAGATCAAGATCACAGGAGAGGATTAA
- the LOC106303552 gene encoding protein CONTINUOUS VASCULAR RING 1, with product MGDEKPTVVMANRERDLELLMPVADKEEGSTSKPSSSSSSHHQASHETLSLFIRGWASKKFMTGCVILLPIAITFYITWWFIHFVDGFFSPIYAQLGINIFGFGFLTSIAFIFLVGVFMSSWLGASVLNLGEWFIKRMPFVRHIYNASKQISTAISPDQNTQAFKEVAIIRHPRVGEYAFGFITSTVVLQNYPTEEELCCVYVPTNHLYIGDILLVNSNDVIRPNLSVREGIEIVVSGGMSMPQILSTMDKPAASIDRATSV from the exons ATGGGAGACGAGAAGCCGACGGTGGTGATGGCCAATCGAGAAAGAGATCTGGAGCTTCTGATGCCCGTCGCTGATAAAGAGGAAGGTTCTACTTCGAAGCCGTCTTCCTCTTCCTCTTCGCATCATCAGGCTAGCCACGAG ACTTTAAGCTTGTTCATAAGGGGTTGGGCCTCAAAGAAGTTCATGACTGGCTG TGTTATCCTCCTTCCCATTGCGATTACATTCTATATAACATGGTGGTTTATTCACTTTGTTGATGGTTTCTTCTCTCCCATTTATGCTCAACTTGGAATCAACATTTTTG GTTTCGGTTTCTTGACTTCAATCGCATTCATCTTCTTGGTCGGGGTGTTCATGTCCTCATGGTTGGGGGCTTCGGTTCTGAACCTGGGGGAGTGGTTTATCAAGCGGATGCCATTTGTTCGTCACATCTACAACGCTTCCAAGCAAATCAGCACTGCCATTTCTCCTG ATCAAAATACACAAGCTTTCAAGGAAGTTGCAATCATCAGGCATCCACGTGTAGGCGAATACGCGTTCGGGTTTATTACATCAACTGTTGTTCTTCAG AATTACCCAACAGAGGAGGAACTTTGTTGTGTATATGTTCCAACGAACCACCTTTACATCGGAGATATCCTACTTGTCAACAGTAACGACGTTATCAGGCCAAATCTCTCGGTCCGGGAAGGCATAG AGATTGTTGTTTCGGGTGGAATGTCAATGCCGCAAATTCTATCGACAATGGATAAACCGGCAGCCTCCATTGACAGAGCTACAAGCGTTTAG